The Colias croceus chromosome 3, ilColCroc2.1 genome includes a region encoding these proteins:
- the LOC123706110 gene encoding alsin → MSQHKFWRGIEALKVSSAQNVPEKIVKLCSLGADFLALGNDHGLYYCSIEEENLNFRKICGVSAIDISYHNDILYIINEHGRLYKTNCSFKNKEEIIVKEESKCCPHGFKSNSSKVRFRNVVTSDFGQLYISSDGHLWGSGVMPQIGLDTSSIKKIPFFEGRTVYSASIGQNFAAVIARKNVRQSGNCDTDSDNDDEEVFASNCSQCQTIIGLASPASVPSLSETCPLGVHISKSSEDSSSTTAPQTDVHVDAQSFTEDSSPSSEESKVAKQNSPICVNSNLELDNTSNIEDTGGNNTDENETPHASTEKLNNIFINTDAARQFLSRQLSWVSAGEDYLVEYTEKPTRIIKENVTNITNFVYEGVKTVGDKVATLSRHVSGSSDNNDIVEIQNRNCNEEMISSLLYSCNSSKFDDLQFSTSTISSEKEFEAARKNETLKSMSKLGKNILATELWTWGDISHGQLGIGDTVKRVKPMVVMSLSGFGLQKVSCGKWHCAALTLDGRLFMWGYNHFKQVSLDSREDKSSPKQFTENSDSDRIRDMIATDNHILAYTHNENIYYMGKHTDGFTEAIVNLNEKLNDTANDNEKVKTVKLTEPQSLIKPQNVCYHWRILSSGSISYCSIEESAICPEFQNLSIAQRYLEEMLLIYHSLIKPFLKKSKAISSNSNVYEMVCDIFSDILNLTALNVLSTWQYAEKHINECDISLIKNLEEFIYLYKKYYIAVSNLIVIGGFAQINNIIDVPTSVYNLFSDQLPSNKQKNNKKTSEAIIALAFVQPLTRLSSYKCIAQSLLRYRTKRKKGETKSNIEERISKVISTLDTLNEEQEKRRKDAEVTKLFWETIGKSLEQYKIPERRLLRESKSKQLNLVNPGRFSSHWFILFNDLFVHVNGSTPILHPLETLWVDAAPNSDSLQNILQITTPEEIILVSTNSEQEKSEWIQALNTAIKTVLKKDTIFKPPAIRSASYVFSSKQTFYKDAKYNGRWLDGKVHGSGKVEWPDGKVYVGQFQLNALCGHGKMDIPGVGIYDGQWKDNLQNGYGIMKYASGDIYEGYFKDGHPHGHGIKKQGDFTSSSATIYTGEWVAGVRQGYGVMDDIGKGEKYLGNWSDNKKHGCGLIVTLDGIYYEGLFTQDVLTGHGVMVFEDGTHYEGEFRSAGVFSGKGVLTFSSGDRIEGALTGAWTEGVKISNGVMHLNVSNPALPANSKPNSFGKLSVAPNQKWNALFRQCFHCLGVPETILTPTGNHFANGPCPTIENMKIWQNVAVAISCSNKQHTKSPKKNNGSDLEKSVDCLEVIPHFGQKSLSLNDYTELKQYLYNACETNHHPLGQLVLSLTNAFNTTYGGVRVHPLLLSHAVKELKSITTRLYQVVRLLFPVLPPEGTDIVLPYKESEDGMEDSNPIDGEVVSAASLLQPTLLPRVHPALFVLYALHNKREDDLYWRRLLKWNKQPDTTLMAFLGIDQKFWTKTNSQSPPYSPAREQLFQEAVETLQQLKTTFSPMEKLLVIRSTFQKMTTAVQQELGAQYLWSMDELFPVFHFVVVRARVLQLGSELHFVEDFLPPALHRGELGLMFTTLKACYFQILQEKMSINSL, encoded by the exons ATGAGTCAACATAAATTTTGGAGAGGTATTGAAGCTTTGAAGGTTTCATCAGCGCAGAATGTGCCAGAAAAGATTGTAAAGCTTTGTTCACTGGGCGCGGATTTTCTCGCACTAGGAAACGACCATGGCCTCTATTATTGTAGTATAGaagaagaaaatttaaattttagaaaaatttgTGGCGTCTCTGCTATCGACATATCATATCATAATGATATCTTGTATATTATCAATGAACATGGAAGACTCTACAAAACAAATTgcagttttaaaaacaaagaagAGATCATCGTTAAGGAAGAATCGAAATGCTGTCCTCATGGCTTTAAAAGTAACAGCTCTAAAGTAAGGTTTAGAAATGTTGTTACTAGTGATTTTGGTCAGCTGTATATAAGTAGTGATGGGCACTTATGGGGCTCAGGGGTTATGCCTCAAATAGGTTTAGATACAAGTAGTATTAAAAAGATTCCATTTTTTGAGGGAAGAACAGTCTACAGTGCTTCCATCGGCCAAAATTTTGCAGCTGTTATAGCTAGGAAAAATGTAAGGCAATCGGGTAATTGTGATACCGACagtgataatgatgatgaagaAGTGTTTGCGTCAAATTGCTCGCAGTGTCAAACTATAATTGGTCTCGCGTCCCCTGCATCTGTCCCATCCTTATCGGAGACTTGTCCTCTTGGAGTTCATATAAGTAAGTCAAGTGAAGACTCAAGTAGTACTACAGCACCTCAAACAGATGTTCATGTTGATGCTCAAAGCTTTACAGAAGATTCTAGTCCCTCTTCAGAGGAATCCAAAGTTGCTAAACAAAATTCTCCCATATGTGTAAATAGTAATTTAGAATTAGACAATACATCAAACATTGAAGATACTGGTGGTAATAATACTGATGAGAATGAAACTCCACATGCAAGTACAGAGAAgctgaataatatatttataaatacagatgCAGCTAGACAGTTTCTAAGCAGACAGCTATCTTGGGTATCTGCTGGGGAAGATTATCTAGTTGAATATACAGAGAAACCAACaagaataattaaagaaaatgtaacaaatataacaaattttgtttatgaaGGTGTTAAAACTGTAGGAGATAAAGTGGCCACATTATCAAGGCATGTTAGTGGCAGTAGTGATAATAATGATATAGTTGAAATTCAAAATCGTAATTGCAATGAAGAAATGATCAGTTCCCTACTGTACAGTTGTAATTCAAGTAAATTTGATGATCTCCAATTTTCTACAAGCACAATAAGCAGTGAAAAGGAATTTGAAGCAGCAAGGAAGAATGAGACTTTGAAGAGCATGTCAAAACttggtaaaaatattttggccACTGAACTATGGACTTGGGGAGACATTTCCCATGGTCAGTTAGGTATAGGAGATACAGTAAAAAGAGTGAAGCCAATGGTAGTTATGAGCCTCTCAGGTTTTGGTCTTCAGAAAGTTTCTTGTGGAAAATGGCATTGCGCCGCTTTAACATTAGATGGTAGATTATTTATGTGGGGATATAATCATTTCAAGCAGGTAAGTTTAGATTCCAGGGAAGACAAAAGTAGTCCGAAACAATTCACAGAAAATTCTGACAGTGATCGTATCAGAGATATGATAGCAACGGACAATCACATATTAGCCTACACACACAATGAAAATATCTACTATATGGGCAAACATACTGATGGATTCACAGAAGCAATAGTTaacttaaatgaaaaattaaatgacaCTGCAAATGATAATGAGAAAGTAAAGACTGTGAAACTAACAGAGCCCCAAAGCTTAATAAAACCCCAAAATGTATGCTATCATTGGAGAATATTATCTAGTGGTAGTATAAGTTATTGTTCCATAGAAGAATCTGCCATTTGTCCTGAATTTCAAAACCTCTCAATTGCTCAACGGTATTTAGAGGAGATGCTACTGATATATCATTCTCTTATCAAACCATTTCTAAAGAAAAGTAAAGCAATCAGTTCAAATTCCAATGTCTATGAAATGGTTTGTGATATATTTAGTGACATATTAAACTTAACAGCATTAAATGTGCTTTCAACATGGCAATATGCTGAGAAACACATAAATGAATGTGAtatatcattaataaaaaatttagaagagtttatttatttgtacaaaaagtattatatagCTGTAAGCAATTTGATTGTTATTGGTGGTTTCGCAcaaataaacaacattattGATGTACCTACAagtgtttataatttgtttagcGATCAACTTCCATCAAATAAGCAGAAGAATAATAAGAAAACGTCTGAAGCCATCATAGCATTAGCGTTTGTTCAACCCTTGACAAGATTAAGCTCATATAAATGTATTGCTCAATCATTATTAAGGTACAGGACGAAACGAAAAAAGGGTGAAACGAAATCGAACATAGAAGAAAGAATTTCGAAAGTGATCTCGACATTAGATACATTGAATGAGGAACAAGAGAAAAGACGAAAGGACGCCGAAGttacaaaattgttttggGAGACTATAGGAAAGAGTTTAGAGCAGTACAAAATTCCGGAACGTCGACTTTTAAGGGAATCTAAATCGAAACAACTCAATCTTGTTAATCCTGGTCGATTTTCCTCTCAttggtttatattatttaatgatttgTTTGTTCATGTCAATGGTAGTACGCCGATTCTGCACCCATTAGAAACGTTATGGGTCGATGCCGCGCCTAATAGCGACTCGCTTCAGAACATTCTGCAAATCACAACCCCTGAAGAAATTATATTGGTGTCAACTAATTCTGAACAAGAAAAATCAGAATGGATTCAAGCATTGAATACGGCCATAAAGACAGTTTTAAAAAAGGACACCATTTTTAAACCTCCTGCTATAAGAAGTGCGAGTTACGTATTTTCGAGTAAACAAACGTTTTACAAAGATGCAAAGTACAATGGCAGATGGTTGGACGGTAAAGTGCATGGCAGTGGCAAAGTAGAATGGCCTGATGGCAAGGTTTATGTCGGTCAGTTTCAATTGAACGCACTCTGTGGCCATGGAAAAATGGACATACCTGGAGTAG GGATATACGATGGACAATGGAAAGACAATCTCCAGAATGGGTACGGTATCATGAAATACGCTTCTGGGGATATATACGAAGGCTACTTCAAAGACGGACATCCACATGGGCATGGCATTAAAAAGCAGGGTGATTTTACGTCGTCCTCCGCAACCATATATACAGGGGAGTGGGTAGCAGGTGTACGTCAAGGGTACGGCGTTATGGACGATATCGGTAAAGGCGAAAAGTATTTGGGGAACTGGAGCGATAATAAAAAGCACGGTTGTGGCCTTATAGTGACCCTGGACGGTATTTACTACGAAGGATTGTTTACACAAGATGTTTTAACG GGTCATGGAGTAATGGTTTTTGAGGACGGAACACATTATGAAGGTGAATTTCGATCAGCTGGAGTATTTTCGGGGAAGGGTGTCCTAACATTCTCAAGTGGCGATCGAATTGAAGGTGCCCTAACTGGCGCTTGGACAGAGGGCGTGAAAATATCCAATGGTGTAATGCACCTGAACGTTTCAAACCCCGCTTTACCGGCGAATTCAAAGCCTAA TTCTTTTGGCAAACTGAGCGTCGCGCCAAATCAGAAATGGAACGCCCTGTTCCGACAATGTTTCCACTGTTTGGGCGTTCCAGAGACAATATTGACGCCAACCGGCAATCATTTCGCAAACGGTCCATGTCCCACTAtcgaaaatatgaaaatctgGCAAAACGTAGCCGTCGCTATATCTTGCTCTAATAAACAACATACGAAAAGCCCTAAGAAAAACAACGGTTCCGATCTAGAAAAATCCGTCGATTGCTTAGAAGTGATCCCACATTTTGGACAAAAGAGCCTCAGTCTGAACGATTACACGGAATTAAAACAGTATTTGTACAAT GCCTGTGAAACAAACCACCATCCCCTTGGACAACTTGTACTTAGCCTTACCAACGCGTTCAACACCACCTATGGGGGTGTCAGAGTCCACCCTCTCTTACTAAGCCATGCGGTGAAAGAGCTAAAGAGTATAACAACACGATTGTACCAAGTCGTAAGGTTATTGTTCCCGGTATTGCCGCCAGAGGGCACGGATATAGTGTTGCCGTATAAGGAGAGTGAGGATGGTATGGAGGATAGCAACCCTATTGATGG TGAGGTGGTATCAGCGGCGTCACTCCTACAACCCACACTCCTGCCTCGTGTGCATCCAGCCTTATTCGTATTATACGCGCTTCATAATAAGCGAGAAGACGATCTGTATTGGAGGAGATTGCTCAAATGGAACAAACAGCCGGACACTACGCTCATGGCGTTCTTGGGGATCGACCA AAAGTTCTGGACGAAAACCAATAGCCAGTCGCCACCATATTCTCCAGCCCGCGAGCAGCTGTTCCAGGAGGCGGTGGAGACGCTGCAGCAGCTGAAGACCACCTTCTCGCCGATGGAGAAACTGCTGGTCATCCGGAGTACATTCCAGAAGATGACCACCGCTGTGCAGCAGGAACTTG GCGCGCAGTACCTGTGGAGCATGGACGAGCTGTTCCCGGTGTTCCACTTCGTGGTGGTGCGCGCGCGCGTGCTGCAGCTGGGGTCCGAGCTGCACTTTGTGGAGGACTTCCTGCCGCCGGCACTGCACCGTGGGGAACTGGGGCTCATGTTCACCACGCTTAAG GCCTGCTACTTCCAAATACTTCAAGAAAAAATGTCGATCAATTCGTTATGA